DNA sequence from the Bradyrhizobium sp. CIAT3101 genome:
TCGCCGATCGCATAAATATAGGCGCCCCAGCGGGTCTGACGCAGCAGGAACGCGACCACGATGCAGGCGATCGCGAACATCCAGATCGACGTCGGAATGCCGAGAACGGTGCCCTGTCCGAGCCGCTCGAAGCCGTTCATGCCCGGGCTCCATTGCACGACGTCGAGCTGGAACAGCGCGGCTTGTCCGAGTCCGGCGAGCAATAGCCCCGTCGCCAGCGTCGCAAACAGCGAGGGCACCTCGGCATAGGCGATCAGCCAGCCATTGACGAGGCCGAAGGCGATCGTGAGCAGCACCGCGGTCAGCAGCGAGAAGGGTAGCGAATGGCCGTTCTGCACCATCTGGAGCACGAGGCCCGGGGGCACGGCGAGCGCCGCGATCAGCGAAATGTCGATGCCGCGGCCGATCACGACGATCGCCATGGCGAGGCCGAGAATGCCGAGCACCGCCACGTTCTGGAGCAGCGTCAGCATGTTCTCTGCCGTCAGAAAACCGTTGAGGAAGATCGAGAACACGAGGAACAGCAGCGCGAAGACGGCGAAAACGATCTCCTGCTGATTGAACCGGAAACGCTTCATCCTCTTATTGCCTTTCTTCGACGTCGGCCTCTGTGGGTCCGTTATGACGATCGGGTCCGTATGCGATAGGTCTGCGGAAGCGGTGTCAGGCTTTCCGTGAGGGCCTTCACCAGGTCCTGGTCGTTGGAGCCGATCGAGATGTGGACCAGCGTATTCAGTCTGGCGTCTTTGTCGACGAGAATGTCTGCCGCTGTGTCGGGCCCGAAGATTCGGTCAATCTCGGTCCGGACTTTTTCCCGGACTGCGAGGTCACGAAGCGTGGGCTTGAAGATCTTGCCGACCGCGGTGACGGGGAGAGTCTCGAGCAGCACGACGCGCTTCGGCCGGGCGGGAGGCTCATTCACGTTGCGTTCGAGATGCTCGCTCAGCCGCGGCAGGTCGATGGTTTGTCCGGGCGACGGCACCACGAAGAGAATGGGAACCTCTCCGGCATAGGCGTCGGGCATGCCGACGGCTGAGCTCATCTGAACGCCGGGGAAGGCATTGGCGACGTCCTCGATCGCGGCGGGGTCGATGTTGTGACCACTGCGGACGATCAGGTCCTTCTCGCGTCCGGTCAACACCAGTCGCTGGTCCGGGGTGAGGTAGCCGACATCGCCGGTGACGATCCAGTGGTCGGCGGTGAGCACGCCCCTGTTGTGCTGGGGATCGAGATATCCGGGAAACACTTGCGGTCCCCTCGCAAGCACGAGGCCGCTGGTGAGCGGCGGGCATTCCGTATCGAGGTCGGTATCATCGAGCGCGACGATTTTCGTCTGCGCAAACGGCGCCCTGAAGCCGACGCTGCCCTGCACGGGCGTGCCGCGGCCGGGATTGAACGCGATCGCCGCCGCGGTCTCCGTCATGCCGTAGGTCTCGAACAGCGTGATCCCGGTCCGCGCCTGAAACCTCTCGCTGACGGCTTTCGGCGCCACCGCCCCGCCGGTGAGGGCCATGCGAACCGAACTGACATCGGAAGACCCGATCGGCACCTCGGCCAGCGCGGCAATCGAGGTCGGCACGCCGCTCACGATGGTCGCACGAAACCGCTCGACGGTGTGCCAATAGTCGCGGATCGCATCCGGACTTCTGAGGCTGTAGGGCGAGGGAATGATCACGTGGCCACCGGCCGCCAGGATGGACAGGCCGAGCGTCATGGTGCCGCCGACATGAAACAGCGGGAAGCCGTTGATGGCGGCATCGAGCTCATCCAGGCCGTGGACCTGCGCAAAGCTCCAGGCGGCATGAATCTGGTTTCCATGCGTCAGGCGGACAAGTTTCGGTCGCCCGGTGGTGCCGCCGGTGTGGAACAGCGCGCAGACGGTGTCGCGATCCTGCGATGGCACGAAGTCCAGGCTGTCGCGCATGGTCGCGACCGCCTCATCGAAGCTCGTGGCGCCGCCGGAGAGGCGGCCGTTCGCACCGACCACGAAGATCGTCTTGAGCGATGGGACGCGGCTCGCGACATTGACCGCCTTGGTCCAGATCGTGCGATCGGCGGCCTCGGACGCGACCACCAGGACAGTTGCGTCCTGTGCTTCGAGCAGATCGGCAATCGCATCTTCGGTCAGGAGATAGTTGATCGAACTGGCGACGCCCGCGATCTGGGCGCCGAGCAGTGCCGGGAAGAGCTGTGGCAGGATTGGGCAGAGGAATGCGACGGTGCCGCCGCTTTCATTGATACCGTGCAATCGAAAGAGATTGGCCGCGCGCGTGATCTCCGCGAGCAATTGCCGATGCGTCAGCGTGACATCGCCGGGCTCGCGCGAGCCTTTGGTCAGCACCGTCAGCGCGGGCCGGTCGGGATGCAGGCGCGCCGTGGCTTCGAAGAGATCATGCAGATTGCGGGAGGGGATGAGGGAATCGTAAGGCCGACCTTCCAGCGCCTCGATGTCGGCGATGGTTTGAATCGGCTGCGTGAACCGCGTCGTGATCAGCGAGGGCGCGCTCACGGACACCGCCAATCAAGCGGCACGGAGGAATGTGCGGCAGCTGATCTGTCCTGATGCAAGCGAACGTTTCCTGCCTATCCCGTTGGGCGATTTTTGTTCTTCATAGGCCACATGCCCGGACTCGGCTTGCTCCGGAGCGCAAAGCTTTTGCTTGTCCGCGCAAACCGGTCTTGCGCGTAGGCGGCGGCCATCTAGAATTTCGCAGTCGGGCCGGCTTGTGCGACGCACAAACGACGTTCATCATGGCCTTGCAACGGATGGGCGCACGATGGACCTGATATTCTCGACGGACGACCTCGAGCCGTCCAAACGTTTCGCCGCGTGGCAAGGTGCCATTTGCGACGTCTACGTTCATGTCGACGTCAATGCGGAGGCGCGATCCGATTATCAGGGCTTCATACGCGAGGCGAAATTCGGCGCGATCACGATGACCGACGTGTTGCTGTCGGAGCAGCGCATCTCC
Encoded proteins:
- a CDS encoding ABC transporter permease, which codes for MKRFRFNQQEIVFAVFALLFLVFSIFLNGFLTAENMLTLLQNVAVLGILGLAMAIVVIGRGIDISLIAALAVPPGLVLQMVQNGHSLPFSLLTAVLLTIAFGLVNGWLIAYAEVPSLFATLATGLLLAGLGQAALFQLDVVQWSPGMNGFERLGQGTVLGIPTSIWMFAIACIVVAFLLRQTRWGAYIYAIGDNPYAARVTGIPSRPIIVLQYVITALIGCFAGLVLAASVNSMPTRIFNSTLIYDVILVVVLGGIGLSGGRGGVLNVIIGTLLIGTMLNGMTIMDISYAGQNLIKGVVLLLAVITDSFLNPRNEETAQQGDI
- a CDS encoding AMP-binding protein — translated: MSAPSLITTRFTQPIQTIADIEALEGRPYDSLIPSRNLHDLFEATARLHPDRPALTVLTKGSREPGDVTLTHRQLLAEITRAANLFRLHGINESGGTVAFLCPILPQLFPALLGAQIAGVASSINYLLTEDAIADLLEAQDATVLVVASEAADRTIWTKAVNVASRVPSLKTIFVVGANGRLSGGATSFDEAVATMRDSLDFVPSQDRDTVCALFHTGGTTGRPKLVRLTHGNQIHAAWSFAQVHGLDELDAAINGFPLFHVGGTMTLGLSILAAGGHVIIPSPYSLRSPDAIRDYWHTVERFRATIVSGVPTSIAALAEVPIGSSDVSSVRMALTGGAVAPKAVSERFQARTGITLFETYGMTETAAAIAFNPGRGTPVQGSVGFRAPFAQTKIVALDDTDLDTECPPLTSGLVLARGPQVFPGYLDPQHNRGVLTADHWIVTGDVGYLTPDQRLVLTGREKDLIVRSGHNIDPAAIEDVANAFPGVQMSSAVGMPDAYAGEVPILFVVPSPGQTIDLPRLSEHLERNVNEPPARPKRVVLLETLPVTAVGKIFKPTLRDLAVREKVRTEIDRIFGPDTAADILVDKDARLNTLVHISIGSNDQDLVKALTESLTPLPQTYRIRTRSS